A region of Theileria annulata chromosome 2, complete sequence, *** SEQUENCING IN PROGRESS *** DNA encodes the following proteins:
- a CDS encoding uncharacterized protein (Weak Pfam hit to MAC/Perforin domain;e=0.00011;codon 333-653; contains possible signal peptide;~Signal peptide predicted for TA11680 by SignalP 2.0 HMM (Signal peptide probability 0.718, signal anchor probability 0.000) with cleavage site probability 0.614 between residues 21 and 22), which translates to MKIINIVIISFCLIKIWLCKAHYLDMAETEEGGNGKILDTQEGGFNTPYKGYDNYDLNSGKGDSLVEKGTVKSNNNDRKPKGNHNKKLNGKENSPKKGKEKVIDTKKKTNRKNNDEKIKKKNSKDSRECRKGTKCRNKLNGVSVKREHKKRNEKGRLVPIKSHNSFNEDFSQDYESKSESSTKKKLSPKIKNFAIGASDKIAQYGLPIATNLANNLINNKLVNEEEEDSESDSDLSDILGGKDDEDGDEENENETEKEEELESTEPEEDEENAEENGDSEEEYEVGEHDENEDEDNSSEEEEESDDNEEVEESEYANDEPEEHESEDEEGGDEEEDYTKRFKTPSGLEYLGAGYDLIKGNPLGDSVTLLDPGYKSSVIQMHWSKNIENISNSLRFLQPIGGWIRPYSSCHKVETVTEIKSSKSLLKSLSADASVSLSLPGDDFKFSASAKFKKLEDASKSRNSKVYINKSYCFKYVAGISTSLNWDLTLGFQSSLKRLSTEFKGFEKNSMCRPYIYREDPKNENCEELGVSDWMELFNTFGTHVATKIYLGGKIFTTLEVKKNQEKKLSDQGLDVKAILSAKIKDIGIDSNVEVSTIKSKNSLDHLLDTKKSTFVLGGDIYGHGKTIEFGEWARSVADHSMPIKAEFTPISHFIDKKLSETYNKAYLYYADVVLESDFLRYESQVELTPEELIDDVEIEHNQGSGDVKVSCKDGKSIQFGFMILSLKDNTYEVRECPIHATECSSGSDEKIGYSSLWIACRVQNIVNLRQILTTDKKPSCENGFHIFLGSYFFESKSKYLLMKPCKLGLFHTKLMFR; encoded by the exons atgaagataataaacattgtaattattagtttttGTCTGATTAAAATTTGGCTATGTAAGGCTCACTACCTTGACATGGCAGAAACTGAAGAAGGTGGAAATGGGAAAATACTTGATACACAAGAAGGGGGTTTCAATACTCCATACAAAGGATATGATAATTATGATTTGAACTCTGGAAAAGGAGACTCACTCGTAGAAAAGGGGACTGTGAAGTCGAATAATAATGACAGAAAGCCCAAAGGTAATCATAATAAAAAGTTAAATGGGAAGGAAAATTCACCAAAGAAAGGAAAAGAAAAGGTTATAGATACTAagaaaaaaacaaatagaaaaaataatgatgaaaaaattaaaaagaagAACTCAAAAGACTCAAGAGAGTGTAGGAAAGGAACCAAGTGTAGAAATAAGTTAAATGGTGTATCCGTAAAAAGAGAACATAAAAAAAGAAATGAAAAGGGAAGATTAGTTCCAATAAAGAGTCACAACTCTTTTAATGAAGATTTTAGTCAAGACTATGAATCAAAGTCGGAGTCAAGTACCAAAAAGAAATTAAGCCCAAAAATCAAGAATTTTGCCATTGGTGCATCAGATAAAATTGCTCAGTATGGTTTACCCATAGCTACAAATTTGGctaataatttgataaacAATAAGTTGGTTAAcgaagaagaagaagacTCTGAATCTGACTCAGATTTATCCGATATACTTGGTGGAaaagatgatgaagatggggatgaagaaaatgaaaatgaaacAGAAAAGGAAGAGGAATTAGAAAGTACCGAACCAGAGGAAGATGAAGAGAATGCCGAAGAAAATGGCGATTCTGAAGAAGAATATGAAGTTGGTGAGcatgatgaaaatgaagaCGAAGATAATTCATCCgaagaggaagaagaaTCTGATGATAATGAAGAGGTTGAGGAATCTGAATATGCAAATGACGAACCTGAAGAACATGAATCGGAAGATGAAGAAGGTGgagatgaagaagaagattATACCAAGAGGTTTAAAACTCCATCTGGCTTAG AATATCTTGGTGCTGGATATGACCTGATTAAAGGAAATCCACTCGGAGATAGCGTAACTCTCTTGGATCCAGGTTATAAATCCAGTGTTATTCAAATGCATTGGagtaaaaatattgaaaatatatcaaatagTTTGAGATTCTTACAACCCATTGGTGGTTGGATTAGACCTTATTCATCATGCCATAAGGTTGAAACT GTAACTGAAATAAAATCCTCCAAGTCTTTACTCAAGTCACTTTCAGCTGATGCCAGTGTTTCTTTGAGTCTACCTGGTGATGATTTTAAGTTTTCTGCATCAGCCAAGTTCAAAAAACTAGAAGACGCTTCTAAATCGCGTAATAGCAAAGTTTATATCAACAAATCATACTGCTTTAAGTATGTCGCTGGGATTTCAACTTCTTTAAATTG GGACTTAACTCTAGGATTTCAATCCTCTCTCAAAAGATTATCAACTGAATTTAAGGGATTTGAGAAGAATTCAATGTGCAGGCCTTACATTTACAGGGAAGATCCCAAGAACGAAAATTGTGAAGAACTTGGTGTTTCAGACTGGATGGAACTTTTCAATACTTTCGGTACTCATGTTGCTACCAAAATATACTTGG GTGGTAAGATTTTCACTACTTTGGAAGTGAAGAAAAATCaagaaaaaaaattaagtGATCAGGGTTTGGATGTAAAAGCAATATTGTCAGCCAAGATTAAAGACATTGGTATAGACTCGAATGTCGAAGTTTCAACTATAAAGTCTAAAAATTCACTAGACCACTTGTTGGATACGAAAAAATCGACTTTTGTTCTTGGAGGTGATATTTATGGTCATGGTAAAACCATTGAATTTGGGGAGTGGGCAAGATCCGTTGCTGATCATTCAATGCCGATTAAGGCAGAGTTTACTCCAATTTCTCACTTTATAGACAAAAAACTCAGTGAAACTTACAATAAAGCTTATTTATATTACGCTGATGTTGTTCTTGAGAGCGATTTTTTGAGGTATGAGTCCCAAGTAGAACTGACTCCTGAGGAACTG attGATGATGTTGAAATTGAGCATAATCAAGGTTCTGGTGATGTAAAAGTTAGTTGTAAAGATGGAAAATCAATCCAATTTGGATTTATGATATTATCTTTAAAGGACAATACTTATGAAGTTAGGGAGTGCCCAATTCATGCAACAGAATGTTCATCTGGTTCAGATGAAAAAATTGGTTATTCTAGCTTGTGGATAGCATGTAGAGTTCAGAATATAGTAAATTTGAGGCAAATTTTAACCACTGATAAG AAACCCTCATGTGAGAATGGGTTTCATATTTTCCTTGGGTCATATTTCTTTGAAAGCAAATCGAAATATCTTCTTATGAAGCCCTGCAAACTCGGTTTGTTCCATACTAAACTTATGTTTAGGTGA
- a CDS encoding phenylalanine-trna synthetase, putative (apicoplast phe trna synthetase, signal peptide present, possible apicoplast target sequence present, PF01409 tRNA synthetases class II core domain (F), PF03147 Ferredoxin-fold anticodon binding domain;~Apicoplast targetting peptide predicted by the PlasmoAP tool;~1 probable transmembrane helix predicted for TA11685 by TMHMM2.0 at aa 5-27;~Signal peptide predicted for TA11685 by SignalP 2.0 HMM (Signal peptide probability 0.945, signal anchor probability 0.037) with cleavage site probability 0.596 between residues 23 and 24), with product MCNMLYFWLTLSLLTLILHKLESLLFLSGTFLFDNKIMSGILAFRLYKGNNLPVSLNRCLFNTLISQRFKTNLYNTTNLQFNFNMNPKIPKHFEEKISKRLDTNTSNPLGIVAHLIRDFFNSYEDLVVSKRKFDYYPVQFEPVTISQNFDELQVPLDHVSRDPKDSYYLDKEYIKNFKDFKNKSYLDIIKEKNGVYDRDLIHYMADTFKHSKYKLLPTHTTSHITNLLRDGITEAIYSGQVFRRDEIDSQHYPVFHQMDGYLLFTREDIEKLRSLEEFKTDTTNEVIFRHLKRTLENLVSHLFKFVTVVSKNTTESRKINFSELEKYWDDEATFPFTFPSSEYYLKNDAQPTELLGCGVLKNIILENNFKDFGEEFLGGWAFGIGLERLTMVLCKISDIRQFWETDERFLKQYEHSFSEKKLPVFVKYSKNPPVVRDLSFYIPDSFDEEIFRSIIMEKGKGYVEDIQFVSIYFNEKISKKSLCYRVVYRAFEENLTNSFVNSIHEEAVKSLKDKLRLTIR from the exons atgtgtaatatgTTATACTTCTGGTTAACCCTGAGTCTTCTTACCTTAATATTGCACAAATTAGAATCATTGTTGTTCCTTTCTGGCACCtttttatttgataataaaatcatgAGTGGAATCTTAGCATTTAGACTCTACAAAGGCAACAATTTGCCTGTTTCACTTAATCGCTGTTTGtttaatacattaatatCGCAACGTTTTAAGACGAACCTATATAACACAACAAATTTACAGTTTAACTTTAATATGAACCCTAAAATACCAAAGCATTTTGAAGAGAAGATATCCAAAAGGCTGGATACGAACACATCTAACCCTCTGGGAATCGTGGCACATCTCATTAGAGATTTCTTTAATTCCTACGAAGATTTAGTAGTCTCAAAGAGAAAGTTTGATTACTATCCAGTTCAGTTTGAGCCAGTCACCATAAGCCAAAATTTCGATGAGCTCCAGGTTCCCCTGGATCACGTTAGCAGAGACCCCAAAGATTCATATTATTTGGACAAAGAATACATAAAGAACtttaaagattttaaaaataaatcatatTTGGATATAATCAAAGAAAAAAATGGAGTTTATGATAGGGATTTAATCCATTACATGGCTGATACCTTTAAACATTCAAAGTACAAACTGCTTCCAACGCACACTACTTCACACATAACAAATCTACTAAGGGATGGAATAACTGAAGCGATCTACTCAG GCCAGGTGTTTCGAAGGGATGAGATCGATTCACAACACTACCCTGTATTTCACCAAATGGATGGATACCTTTTATTTACTCGAGAAGATATCGAAAAACTTAGAAGCCTTGAGGAATTTAAAACTGATACCACAAATGAAGTTATTTTTAGACATTTGAAAAGAACACTAGAAAATTTAGTTTCTCATCTCTTCAAATTTGTTACGGTTGTCTCAAAAAACACAACGGAATCACGTAAAATTAACTTTTCGGAACTTGAAAAGTACTGGGACGATGAAGCTACGTTCCCCTTCACGTTCCCCTCTTCCGAATATTACCTCAAGAACGATGCTCAACCAACTGAACTTCTGGGTTGTGGAGtcctaaaaaatattattttggaaaataacTTTAAGGATTTCGGAGAAGAATTCTTGGGAGGATGGGCCTTTGGGATAGGACTGGAACGTCTTACTATGGTACTGTGTAAGATATCTGACATTCGACAGTTTTGGGAAACTGATGAAAGATTCCTCAAACAATACGAACACAGCTTCTCAGAGAAGAAGCTCCCagtttttgtaaaatatagtAAAAATCCGCCTGTAGTCCGTGACCTTTCATTTTATATCCCAGATTCATTTGACGAAGAGATATTTAGATCAATAATTATGGAAAAGGGAAAAGGGTACGTTGAAGATATTCAATTTGTATCTATCTATTTCAATGAGAAGATTAGCAAAAAGAGCCTCTGCTACAGAGTAGTGTATAGAGCATTTGAGGAAAATCTAACTAACAGCTTCGTTAACTCGATCCATGAAGAAGCCGTTAAATCATTAAAGGATAAATTAAGGTTAACAATACGTTAA